Proteins encoded in a region of the Prunus persica cultivar Lovell chromosome G4, Prunus_persica_NCBIv2, whole genome shotgun sequence genome:
- the LOC18781546 gene encoding MDIS1-interacting receptor like kinase 2, producing the protein MTDLGHLDLSTNKFNESIPSILGDLLKLYHLNLSNNKLSQPIPLHLGNLVQLTDLDFSHNSLEGRIPSEMSNMQSLVMLNLSHNNLSGSIPSTFEEMRGLSNVDISYNHLEGPLPNISAFREAPLEALKGNKGLCGIVGGLSPCNVSGSKKDHKLMFSILAVIVLLSAFFTTVFLVKRKKHHQDKAQKNMHEEISFSVLNFDGKSMYEEIIRATEDFDPTYCIGNGGHGSVYIASLPSANVVAVKKLHLLQNDEKNPQNGFLNEVRALTEIRHRNIVKLYGFCAHKRHSFLVYEYLERGSLAAMLSKDEEAKELGWSKRANIVKGLAHALSYMHHDCLPPIVHRDISSNNILLDSEYEACVSDFGTSKFLNPDSTNWTDVAGTYGYMAPELAYTMEVNEKCDVYSFGVVTLEIIMGSHPGDFFSSLSTGASSSSASASPAPKMPISDVLDQRISPPTKQEAGEMVSLVKIAFASLNPSPQSRPTMKKVCQLLSSTQTLHLSKPLHMTTCGELLALDGFTT; encoded by the exons ATGACTGATCTTGGACATCTTGACCtatcaacaaacaaatttaatgAGTCAATTCCGAGCATTCTAGGTGACTTGCTCAAATTATACCATTTGAATTTGAGCAACAACAAATTATCTCAACCAATCCCACTTCACTTGGGGAACTTAGTTCAATTGACCGACCTCGATTTCAGTCACAACTCACTTGAAGGTAGGATACCATCAGAAATGAGCAACATGCAGAGTTTGGTGATGCTCAATCTTTCCCACAACAATCTTTCGGGTTCCATACCATCAACTTTCGAAGAGATGCGCGGTTTGTCGAATGTTGACATATCCTACAATCACTTGGAAGGTCCCCTTCCCAACATTAGCGCATTTCGAGAAGCTCCGTTAGAAGCATTAAAAGGGAACAAAGGATTGTGTGGCATAGTTGGAGGTTTGTCACCATGCAATGTAAGTGGCTCAAAAAAGGATCACAAGTTAATGTTTTCTATTCTGGCAGTAATTGTACTTCTATCTGCTTTCTTTACAACTGTTTTTCtagtgaaaagaaagaagcatcATCAGGAtaaagcacaaaaaaacatgcatgaagaaatttccttttcagttttaaattttgatggaaagTCAATGTATGAGGAAATCATAAGGGCAACAGAAGATTTTGATCCCACATATTGCATTGGGAACGGAGGACATGGAAGCGTTTACATAGCAAGTTTGCCATCTGCCAATGTAGTGGCTGTGAAGAAACTCCATCTGTTGCAAAATGATGAGAAGAATCCTCAAAACGGGTTCTTAAATGAAGTAAGGGCACTCACGGAGATACGGCATCGGAACATTGTGAAGCTCTATGGTTTTTGTGCACATAAACGACACTCGTTTTTGGTGTATGAGTATCTTGAAAGAGGTAGCTTGGCTGCAATGTTGAGTAAAGATGAAGAAGCTAAAGAGTTGGGGTGGAGTAAAAGAGCGAATATTGTCAAAGGTTTAGCTCATGCCTTGTCTTACATGCACCACGATTGCTTGCCACCGATTGTACATCGTGACATATCAAGCAACAACATTTTGTTGGATTCTGAATATGAGGCCTGTGTTTCAGACTTTGGTACTTCTAAGTTTTTGAACCCAGACTCAACTAATTGGACTGATGTTGCAGGCACATATGGCTACATGGCACCAG AGCTTGCATATACAATGGAAGTGAATGAGAAGTGCGATGTTTATAGCTTTGGAGTTGTCACACTAGAAATAATTATGGGAAGCCATCCGGGAGATTTTTTCTCATCTTTATCAACCGGGGCGTCATCGTCATCCGCATCTGCATCACCTGCCCCTAAAATGCCAATTTCGGATGTTTTGGATCAACGCATCTCCCCACCCACAAAACAAGAAGCGGGGGAAATGGTCTCTTTGGTGAAGATAGCATTTGCATCCTTGAATCCCAGTCCGCAGTCTCGTCCAACAATGAAAAAAGTTTGCCAGCTCCTCTCATCAACTCAGACCCTGCATTTGTCAAAGCCATTGCATATGACAACATGTGGTGAATTGCTTGCTCTGGATGGTTTCACTACTTGA
- the LOC18779402 gene encoding glucan endo-1,3-beta-glucosidase: MSQVAEPIGVCYGRVAKNLPPDPEVISLYQANGITRMRIFYPNPPTLQALSNIELIIGVQNLDIHSLGNDVAAATALLENNVLNYFPDVKFRYLAVGNEINPQDAEAKYVLSGPNQ; this comes from the exons ATGTCTCAAG TTGCAGAGCCAATAGGAGTTTGTTATGGTCGGGTTGCCAAGAACCTGCCACCTGATCCAGAAGTTATAAGTCTCTACCAAGCAAATGGCATAACAAGAATGAGAATTTTTTATCCGAATCCTCCAACTCTGCAAGCTCTATCGAACATCGAACTCATCATCGGTGTTCAAAACCTAGACATTCATTCCCTTGGAAATGACGTTGCAGCTGCTACTGCTTTGCTTGAGAACAATGTCCTAAACTACTTTCCTGATGTCAAGTTTAGGTACCTTGCAGTGGGAAATGAGATCAATCCTCAAGATGCAGAAGCCAAATATGTTCTATCAGGACCAAATCAGTAG
- the LOC109948674 gene encoding uncharacterized protein LOC109948674 produces MKVGESVDEYFGRPLDLTMANKRRINGEKLEDVAVIEKILRSMTPKFDYVVCSIEESKDLDNLSIDELQSSLLGNETKANVVETEEELLLMAYVEVKGKQMNNTWYLDSSCSNHMSGTKKMFTKLDEKFRENVKLGNDSSLKVQG; encoded by the exons ATGAAGGTTGGAGAGTCAGTTGATGAGTATTTTGGAAGGCCTCTAGATCTAACCATGGCTAACAAGAGGAGGATCAATGGGGAGAAGCTGGAAGATGTAGCTGTTATCGAAAAGATTTTGAGATCAATGACACCAAAGTTTGACTATGTGGTGTGTTCGATTGAAGAATCAAAAGATCTTGATAATCTCTCTATTGATGAACTACAAAGCAGTCTTCTG GGGAACGAAACAAAAGCCAATGTAGTTGAAACTGAAGAAGAGTTGTTGCTGATGGCATATGTAGAAGTTAAGGGAAAACAAATGAACAACACATGGTATTTGGATTCAAGCTGTAGCAATCATATGAGTGGAACCAAGAAGATGTTCACCAAACTTGATGAGAAATTCAGGGAGAATGTAAAGCTTGGTAATGATTCAAGCTTAAAAGTACAGGGGTAA
- the LOC18778169 gene encoding glucan endo-1,3-beta-glucosidase — MASFCEIIANKPYVVSAFLLLGLLTLSSTTTGAESIGVCYGRVANNLPPDPEVISLYQANGITRMRIFDPNPPTLQALKGSNIELIVGVRNQDIQSLGNDVAAATAWVQNNVLNYFPDVKFRYIAVGNEIKPQDAEAKYVLAAMKNIKTAIASANLQDQIKVSTAIDMSLLGSSYPPSTGSFSAAASSYINPIIAFLASNGSPFLANVYPYFSYISDTKDISLGYALFAAPGVTVQDGAFGYTNLFAAAVDALYSALEKAGGSSVEIVVSETGWPSEGGEGATVENASTYYKNLIDSVKGGTPKRRGKPVETYLFAMFDENQKGPAEIERHFGLFSPDKQPKYQIRFNEKNKALANRCTPIKSSHVVYWSILFSSLLFFNKSQGHK, encoded by the exons ATGGCTTCATTTTGTGAGATTATAGCTAACAAACCATATGTGGTTTCTGCGTTCCTACTTCTTGGGCTTTTGACATTAAGCTCCACAACAACAG GTGCAGAGTCAATAGGAGTTTGTTATGGTCGGGTTGCCAACAACCTGCCGCCTGATCCAGAAGTTATAAGTCTCTACCAAGCAAATGGCATAACAAGAATGCGAATTTTCGATCCGAATCCTCCAACTCTCCAAGCCCTGAAAGGATCCAACATCGAACTTATCGTGGGCGTTCGAAACCAAGACATCCAGTCCCTTGGAAATGACGTTGCAGCTGCCACTGCTTGGGTTCAAAACAATGTCCTAAACTACTTCCCTGATGTCAAGTTTAGGTACATTGCAGTGGGCAATGAGATCAAGCCCCAAGATGCAGAAGCAAAATATGTTCTAGCAGCCATGAAAAACATTAAAACCGCAATTGCATCTGCCAATTTGCAGGACCAAATCAAAGTTTCAACAGCCATAGACATGTCTCTGTTGGGCAGTTCTTATCCACCGTCAACAGGCTCATTTAGTGCTGCTGCGAGTTCATACATAAACCCTATCATTGCCTTCCTTGCAAGTAATGGCTCTCCATTTCTTGCCAATGTGTATCCTTATTTCAGCTACATCAGTGACACCAAAGACATCAGCCTTGGCTATGCCCTATTTGCTGCACCTGGGGTGACAGTACAAGATGGTGCATTTGGGTACACAAATCTCTTTGCTGCAGCTGTGGATGCCCTCTACTCTGCTCTTGAGAAAGCTGGCGGTTCGAGTGTGGAGATCGTTGTATCGGAGACCGGTTGGCCATCGGAAGGCGGCGAAGGAGCCACagttgaaaatgcaagcactTACTACAAGAATTTAATTGACAGTGTGAAGGGAGGGACTCCCAAGAGGCGTGGAAAACCTGTAGAAACCTACTTGTTTGCCATGTTTGATGAAAACCAAAAGGGTCCTGCAGAAATTGAGCGGCATTTTGGTCTCTTCTCTCCTGATAAACAACCCAAGTACCAAATTAGGTTCAATGAGAAGAACAAAGCTTTAGCCAATAGGTGTACTCCTATTAAGAGCAGTCATGTAGTGTATTGGTcaattctcttctcttctcttctcttctttaaTAAATCACAAGGGCACAAGTGA
- the LOC109948675 gene encoding probable leucine-rich repeat receptor-like protein kinase At1g35710 yields the protein MISFHFYEVCSLAYCLLLYVQLLSSSNYLQLASASSTDEANALLKWKATFQNQTQNNLSSWAYPPSNNATNNPKIPCTWAGVSCNAAGSVIEINLTKSGLQGTLNAFSFFSFPDLEYLDLSFNKLFDAIPPQISYLSKLNYLDLSQNQFSGRIPPEIGLLRNLTFLSLSRNTFVGDIPHKIGNLKSLVELYLSKNQLKGSIPRSLGDLTSLTYLYLFGNQVSGSIPKEIGNLKYLVQLRLGNNQLNGSIPRSLAELTSLTHLSLRHNQLSGSIPKEIGNLKYLVELRLGNNQLNGSIPRSLAELTSLTYLSLHHNQLSGSIPKEIGNLKYLVELRLGNNQLNGSIPRSLAEPKSLTHFFLHHNQLSGSIPKEIGNLKYLVELRLGNNQLNGSIPRSLAELTSLTYLSLRHNQLSGSIPKEIGNLKYLVLLRLGNNQLNGSIPRSLAKLTSLTHLSLRHNQLSGSIPKEIGNLKYLVYLRLGSNQLSGSIPRSLADLTSLTYVSFDQNQLSGSIPKEIGNLKFLVHLRLGNNTLNGSIPRSLADLTSLTHLFLHLNQLSGSIPKEIGNLKSLAQLFLGDNQLNCSIPVSFGKLSNLEILYLRNNSLSGPIPQEIENLKKLSVLVLDVNQFSGYLPQNICQGGKLENFTASNNLFTGPIPKSLKTCMSLARLRLQRNQLTSNISEDFGVYPNLNFIDETILPVAYHLR from the exons ATGATATCTTTTCATTTCTATGAAGTATGCTCTCTAGCTTATTGCCTTCTCTTGTATGTTCAGCTGCTTTCATCATCAAATTACCTTCAATTAGCCTCTGCTAGTTCTACTGATGAGGCAAACGCTCTTCTCAAATGGAAAGCCACCtttcaaaatcaaacccaaaacaaTCTGTCATCATGGGCTTACCCTCCCAGCAATAATGCCACCAACAATCCTAAAATCCCATGTACTTGGGCTGGTGTTTCATGCAATGCTGCTGGAAGTGTCATCGAGATAAACCTTACCAAGTCTGGTTTACAAGGTACGCTAAAtgcattttcattcttttccttCCCTGATCTTGAATATCTTGACCTCAGCTTCAACAAACTCTTTGATGCCATTCCACCTCAAATTAGTTACCTCTCCAAACTAAACTATCTTGATCTCTCTCAAAATCAGTTTTCTGGGAGAATCCCACCAGAAATCGGTCTCCTGCGAAATCTTACCTTTCTCAGTCTCTCTAGGAACACATTTGTTGGAGATATTCCCCACAAGATAGGCAACTTGAAATCTCTTGTGGAGCTATATTTGTCTAAGAATCAACTAAAAGGTTCAATTCCAAGATCACTAGGTGATCTAACAAGCCTTACCTATCTTTATCTCTTTGGAAATCAAGTGTCTGGTTCTATTCCTAAGGAGATAGGGAATTTGAAATATCTTGTGCAGTTAAGGTTGGGCAATAATCAACTCAATGGTTCAATTCCAAGATCACTAGCTGAGCTAACAAGCCTTACCCATCTTTCTTTACGTCACAATCAACTTTCTGGTTCTATTCCTAAGGAGATAGGGAATTTGAAATATCTTGTGGAGTTAAGGTTGGGCAATAATCAACTCAATGGTTCAATTCCAAGATCACTAGCTGAGCTAACAAGCCTCACCTATCTTTCTTTACATCACAATCAACTTTCTGGTTCTATTCCTAAGGAGATAGGGAATTTGAAATATCTTGTGGAGTTAAGGTTGGGCAATAATCAACTCAATGGTTCAATTCCAAGATCACTAGCTGAGCCAAAAAGCCTTacccatttttttttacatcaCAATCAACTTTCTGGTTCTATTCCTAAGGAGATAGGGAATTTGAAATATCTTGTGGAGCTAAGGTTGGGCAATAATCAACTCAATGGTTCAATTCCAAGATCACTAGCTGAGCTAACAAGCCTTACCTATCTTTCTTTACGTCACAATCAACTTTCAGGTTCTATTCCTAAGGAGATAGGGAATTTGAAATATCTTGTGCTGTTAAGGTTGGGCAATAATCAACTCAATGGTTCAATTCCAAGATCACTAGCTAAGCTAACAAGCCTTACCCATCTTTCTTTACGTCACAATCAACTTTCTGGTTCTATTCCTAAGGAGATAGGGAATTTGAAATATCTTGTGTATTTAAGGTTAGGCAGTAATCAACTCAGTGGTTCAATTCCAAGATCACTAGCTGATCTAACAAGCCTTACCTATGTTTCTTTCGATCAGAATCAACTTTCTGGTTCTATTCCTAAGGAGATAGggaatttgaaatttcttgTGCATTTAAGGTTGGGCAATAATACTCTCAATGGTTCAATTCCTAGATCACTAGCTGATCTAACAAGCCTTACCCATCTTTTTCTCCATCTCAATCAACTTTCTGGTTCTATTCCTAAGGAGATAGGAAATTTGAAATCTCTTGCGCAGCTATTTTTGGGTGATAATCaactcaattgttcaattcCTGTTTCATTTGGTAAACTGAGCAACTTGGAAATCTTATACCTACGGAATAACAGCCTTTCCGGCCCCATCCCCCAAGAGATAGAGAATCTCAAAAAGTTGAGTGTCTTGGTTTTGGATGTAAACCAATTTTCTGGTTATTTGCCCCAAAATATTTGCCAAGGTGGAAAACTGGAAAACTTTACAGCAAGCAACAACCTTTTCACTGGTCCAATCCCAAAAAGCTTGAAAACCTGCATGAGCTTAGCCCGACTTCGTCTTCAACGGAATCAATTGACAAGCAATATATCTGAGGACTTTGGTGTTTATCCGAATCTTAATTTTATAGAT GAAACAATATTACCGGTAGCATACCACTTGAGATAG